A window of the Fibrobacter sp. UWH6 genome harbors these coding sequences:
- a CDS encoding glycoside hydrolase family 11 protein codes for MSIKKVLTTAFAMAAISSSISWGQTVTCSNGTSQKMGSAGGYDYELWSQNGAGSATMKLNVSDENGGAFEVEWQGTINMLARTGKRWGSNSSVTVQNVGNITSEFDVEWSSTDNVKYVSVYGWGYYDRGDEPSGFSNEIEYYIVQDRGSYNPTQGGKKWGSATIDGISYDFYTTDRIQQPSLSGTSTFKQYWSIPSNTSQHRTKGTISISKHFSEWAKAGMKMGKLYEVASMKIESYTGNTGTAKGYAKVKKNLLKIGGSADELALNVTASPAAAGTVTKSPSANYYAPKSTVQLTAKANEGWKFVGWEGGATGSTETISVTMDKEKSVVAKFELVGETSVNLLKDGNFPSGSVISTSNDASWFLGQGTNWGGSAAKTSVAGGTATVDVTTTGKETYMPQLVQYGVALDKGMKYKLSFKASADVARKIEVSFQQSVDPWGAYATKEFDITTTEKEYAFIFAMEEDSDDAAQFAFNLGQATGAVKISDVKLVFTTAEPGSESKNDSGTTSFGSMVQGVQFELAVGSFQVFDMQGKSLGLVEVAAGTSLKDALKAKFQQSGVYMVRQGNRLQKVSVSR; via the coding sequence ATGAGTATCAAAAAAGTTTTAACAACAGCCTTTGCCATGGCTGCAATTTCGTCATCCATTTCCTGGGGACAGACCGTTACCTGCTCCAATGGCACATCCCAGAAAATGGGTAGCGCCGGTGGCTATGATTACGAACTCTGGAGCCAGAATGGTGCCGGTTCCGCAACTATGAAGCTTAACGTAAGCGACGAAAATGGTGGTGCTTTCGAAGTTGAATGGCAGGGTACTATCAACATGTTAGCCCGTACCGGAAAGCGTTGGGGATCTAACTCCAGTGTTACCGTACAGAATGTGGGTAATATTACCTCCGAATTTGATGTGGAATGGAGCTCCACCGACAACGTGAAGTATGTCAGTGTCTATGGCTGGGGCTATTACGACAGAGGGGACGAACCCAGTGGCTTCAGCAATGAAATTGAATACTACATTGTCCAGGATCGCGGAAGCTACAATCCTACCCAGGGCGGTAAAAAGTGGGGTTCTGCAACTATCGATGGTATTAGCTACGATTTCTATACTACCGACCGTATTCAGCAGCCTTCTCTTTCGGGTACCAGCACCTTTAAGCAGTATTGGTCCATCCCGTCGAATACGAGCCAGCATCGTACCAAGGGTACCATTTCTATTTCCAAGCACTTCAGCGAATGGGCTAAAGCTGGTATGAAGATGGGTAAGCTGTATGAAGTTGCTTCCATGAAAATTGAATCCTACACTGGAAATACGGGTACAGCAAAGGGTTATGCTAAAGTTAAGAAGAACCTGCTGAAAATCGGTGGCAGTGCCGATGAACTTGCCCTCAATGTAACTGCATCTCCTGCTGCTGCAGGTACTGTGACAAAGAGCCCCAGCGCTAACTATTATGCTCCCAAATCTACTGTACAGCTCACCGCCAAGGCCAACGAAGGTTGGAAGTTTGTGGGTTGGGAAGGTGGCGCTACTGGTTCTACCGAAACCATTTCTGTAACCATGGACAAGGAAAAGTCTGTGGTCGCCAAGTTTGAATTGGTTGGCGAAACCTCTGTGAACCTTCTTAAGGATGGTAATTTCCCTAGCGGCAGCGTGATTTCTACAAGCAACGATGCATCTTGGTTCCTGGGTCAGGGTACAAACTGGGGTGGCTCTGCTGCAAAGACTTCTGTTGCTGGTGGCACGGCTACGGTTGACGTTACCACTACTGGTAAAGAAACTTATATGCCGCAGCTTGTTCAGTACGGTGTGGCTCTTGATAAGGGCATGAAGTACAAGTTGTCCTTTAAGGCTAGCGCAGATGTTGCTCGCAAGATTGAAGTTTCTTTCCAGCAGTCCGTAGACCCCTGGGGTGCATACGCCACTAAGGAATTTGACATCACCACCACGGAAAAGGAATACGCATTTATCTTTGCTATGGAAGAAGATTCTGATGATGCCGCTCAGTTTGCCTTCAATTTGGGACAGGCTACAGGTGCTGTCAAGATTAGTGACGTCAAGCTGGTCTTCACCACTGCTGAACCGGGTTCCGAAAGTAAAAATGATTCTGGTACGACTTCTTTCGGTTCTATGGTTCAGGGTGTTCAGTTCGAACTGGCCGTGGGCAGCTTCCAGGTATTCGATATGCAGGGTAAGAGCCTGGGCTTGGTTGAAGTTGCTGCCGGTACCTCTCTGAAGGATGCCCTCAAGGCCAAGTTCCAGCAGAGTGGTGTCTACATGGTTCGCCAGGGCAATCGACTCCAGAAGGTTTCTGTCTCTCGCTAA